A stretch of the Sinorhizobium alkalisoli genome encodes the following:
- a CDS encoding Hsp20/alpha crystallin family protein, whose product MARNPLSPFRSGGLTSRGLGDPFLSLHEEMNRLFDDAFRGRFGGPSQRGSEAGSMIMPDIDVSETENQVRICAELPGVREEDIDVSLNDDTLTIRGEKKFERKDDKENYHFMERSYGTFQRSLRLPYSVDPDKVEADFADGVLTVTLPKGAEQERSRKIQVQRGKRQESISAEGSQSGKQSEGQRGGKSGKG is encoded by the coding sequence ATGGCACGAAATCCTTTATCTCCCTTCCGTTCCGGTGGCCTGACCTCGCGTGGCTTGGGCGATCCGTTCCTCTCTCTGCACGAGGAGATGAATCGTCTGTTCGACGATGCCTTCCGCGGCAGGTTCGGCGGCCCTTCCCAGCGCGGCTCGGAGGCCGGCAGCATGATCATGCCGGACATCGACGTGAGCGAAACCGAGAACCAGGTCCGCATATGTGCCGAGTTGCCCGGGGTCCGAGAGGAGGACATCGACGTGTCGCTGAACGACGATACGCTCACCATCCGGGGCGAGAAGAAGTTCGAGCGCAAGGACGACAAGGAGAACTACCACTTCATGGAACGCTCATACGGCACATTCCAGCGCTCGTTGCGGCTGCCCTATTCGGTCGATCCGGACAAGGTCGAGGCGGACTTTGCCGACGGCGTGCTCACCGTGACCCTGCCCAAGGGTGCCGAGCAGGAAAGAAGCCGGAAAATCCAGGTGCAGCGCGGTAAGCGGCAGGAGTCGATCTCAGCCGAAGGCTCGCAGTCGGGCAAGCAGTCCGAAGGACAGCGAGGCGGGAAATCCGGAAAAGGTTAG
- a CDS encoding aldo/keto reductase: MDPRTEIALRTGNRMPVMGVGTWQLTNDTAGAIEAALELGYRMIDTSGDYGTQLGIAEGIKRSGIERGEFYLVTKVEEVDDAYQATRKNLDELQLDHVDLMLIHRPPKTGAGEDLWRGLMRAKEEGLTRDIGVSNYSTDLIDALIEATGVVPTVNQIEWSPFGYSEDMLRYATERHIVIQAYSPLTRTKRLRDEALAEIAARYNKSPAQVLIRWNLRRATVPIPKANQRRHLEENIDVFDFEISEGDMEILNDLNEHYSSLGTLPYF, translated from the coding sequence ATGGATCCGAGGACCGAGATAGCGTTGCGCACCGGCAACAGGATGCCGGTGATGGGCGTCGGCACATGGCAATTGACGAACGACACGGCCGGCGCGATCGAAGCGGCCCTGGAGCTTGGTTATCGCATGATCGACACGTCGGGCGATTACGGGACCCAACTGGGCATCGCCGAGGGCATCAAGAGGAGCGGCATCGAACGCGGTGAGTTCTATCTGGTCACCAAGGTCGAGGAAGTGGATGACGCCTACCAGGCGACCCGCAAGAATCTCGACGAGTTGCAGTTGGACCACGTCGATCTCATGCTGATACATCGCCCGCCAAAAACCGGGGCGGGAGAAGACTTGTGGCGCGGCCTGATGCGGGCGAAAGAGGAAGGGCTGACGCGGGATATCGGGGTCAGCAACTATTCGACGGACCTGATCGATGCGCTGATCGAGGCGACGGGGGTAGTACCCACCGTCAACCAGATCGAATGGAGCCCGTTCGGCTACAGCGAGGACATGCTGCGCTACGCCACGGAAAGGCATATCGTCATTCAGGCCTATAGCCCGCTTACGCGCACGAAGCGGCTGCGGGACGAGGCGCTTGCCGAGATCGCCGCCAGATACAACAAATCGCCGGCGCAGGTGCTTATTCGCTGGAACCTGCGGCGCGCCACGGTTCCTATTCCCAAGGCCAACCAGCGCCGGCACCTCGAAGAGAACATCGATGTGTTCGATTTCGAGATCAGCGAGGGAGACATGGAAATCCTCAACGACTTGAACGAGCACTATTCCTCGCTCGGAACGCTCCCATACTTTTAG